One genomic segment of Deinococcus terrestris includes these proteins:
- the glmM gene encoding phosphoglucosamine mutase, with the protein MTERKYFGTDGVRAVAGEFPLTPAWVMTLGAAAGEVFKRRNPRASVVIGKDTRQSGDMIEAALAAGLTSRGVTVVHVGVLPTPGVSYLTRHLGADAGVVISASHNPYQDNGIKFFGPGGQKLSDATELEIEAAIDEVPALPPVTGIDLGSVTNYAEAERIYLGFLRGHAPDLTGLKVAMDCANGAAYRVGPKVFQAAGADVFAVYTTPDGRNINRGCGSTHLEHLQRLVREGDYDLGVAFDGDADRALFVDSRGNVVHGDHMLLLGARARGEAAVVTTLMANMGLEVKLKEAGARLERTAVGDRYVHERLHEQGLTLGGEQSGHMLFLDVSPTGDGVLTALLTLGHMRELGTTLDELHDDLVMFPQTLVNVRVADKKAISRDGAVQAAVAEAEARLNGRGRVNLRPSGTENLIRVMVEGPDEAEIHEVARTLAGVVEARGQGG; encoded by the coding sequence ATGACAGAGCGCAAGTATTTCGGCACCGACGGCGTGCGGGCGGTGGCGGGCGAGTTTCCGCTGACCCCGGCCTGGGTGATGACCCTGGGGGCGGCGGCGGGCGAGGTCTTCAAGCGGCGAAATCCCCGCGCCAGCGTGGTCATCGGCAAGGACACCCGGCAAAGCGGCGACATGATCGAAGCGGCGCTCGCGGCGGGCCTGACCAGCCGGGGCGTGACCGTCGTTCACGTGGGCGTGCTGCCCACCCCCGGCGTGAGTTACCTCACCCGGCACCTCGGCGCCGACGCGGGCGTGGTGATCAGCGCCTCGCACAACCCCTACCAGGACAACGGGATCAAGTTCTTCGGGCCGGGCGGCCAGAAGCTCAGCGACGCGACCGAGCTGGAGATCGAGGCCGCGATTGACGAGGTGCCCGCGCTGCCGCCCGTGACGGGCATCGACCTTGGCTCGGTGACCAACTACGCGGAGGCCGAGCGCATCTACCTGGGTTTCCTGCGGGGGCACGCGCCCGACCTCACGGGCCTGAAGGTGGCGATGGACTGCGCGAACGGGGCGGCCTACCGGGTGGGGCCGAAGGTCTTCCAGGCGGCGGGGGCCGACGTGTTCGCCGTCTACACCACGCCTGACGGCCGCAACATCAACCGGGGCTGCGGCTCGACCCATCTGGAGCACCTCCAGCGCCTCGTGCGCGAGGGGGACTACGACCTCGGCGTGGCCTTTGACGGGGACGCCGACCGCGCCCTGTTCGTGGACTCGCGCGGCAACGTCGTTCACGGCGACCACATGCTGCTGCTGGGCGCCCGCGCACGGGGCGAGGCGGCGGTGGTGACCACCCTGATGGCGAACATGGGCCTGGAGGTCAAGCTGAAGGAAGCCGGAGCGAGACTGGAGCGCACCGCCGTGGGCGACCGCTATGTCCACGAGCGCCTGCACGAGCAGGGCCTGACCCTGGGCGGCGAGCAGAGCGGGCACATGCTCTTCCTCGACGTGTCGCCCACCGGAGACGGGGTGCTCACCGCGCTGCTGACGCTGGGGCACATGCGGGAGCTGGGCACCACGCTGGACGAGCTGCACGACGACCTCGTGATGTTCCCGCAGACCCTCGTCAACGTGCGCGTGGCCGACAAGAAGGCCATCTCCCGCGACGGGGCGGTGCAGGCCGCCGTCGCCGAGGCCGAGGCCCGCCTGAATGGCCGGGGCCGCGTCAACCTGCGCCCCAGCGGCACCGAGAACCTGATCCGGGTGATGGTCGAAGGCCCCGACGAGGCCGAGATTCACGAGGTCGCCCGGACGCTGGCAGGCGTGGTGGAGGCGCGGGGACAAGGGGGCTGA
- a CDS encoding phosphotransferase family protein has translation MRLAALADDLRRLPGPGPARSARVWPGDLRAAFPGPRQLREAWVGEGAAFARYAGGGGAGGGGGPLFLKYLPAGWRDERAYVRLGREAAYLRDLAPLSPVPHARFRHAASDPARLGAHLVTEDLTDATTGWGAFATDAERETALEHIVRLLARHHAFWLDRPELRGEWDWDPARAVRRAGRVRVAPDWTDGEGSAVREAAEALPTLLADTRGVTLAHGDLHAGQVLWSRVDGSPILIDYGQTHAAPLGEDLAHLLYVRLSAPDRARLGPRLREAYLAELAAHGVHRSEAGWQAEERAGLALNVLATAAQAGRDPGSGVREALARVTAGWHGEG, from the coding sequence GTGAGGCTGGCGGCCCTCGCAGACGACCTGCGGCGGCTTCCCGGCCCCGGTCCGGCCCGTTCGGCGCGGGTATGGCCGGGGGACCTGCGGGCCGCCTTCCCCGGTCCCCGCCAGTTGCGCGAGGCTTGGGTGGGGGAGGGGGCGGCCTTCGCGCGGTACGCGGGCGGAGGCGGGGCTGGGGGCGGGGGCGGCCCCCTCTTCCTGAAGTACCTCCCGGCGGGCTGGCGCGACGAGCGGGCCTACGTGCGGCTGGGGCGTGAGGCGGCCTACCTGCGCGACCTCGCCCCCCTCTCGCCTGTGCCGCACGCTCGCTTCCGGCACGCGGCGAGCGACCCGGCCCGGCTGGGGGCACACCTCGTCACGGAAGACCTGACGGACGCGACGACGGGCTGGGGGGCATTTGCCACTGATGCGGAGCGGGAAACCGCGCTGGAACACATTGTGCGTCTGCTCGCCCGACACCACGCCTTCTGGCTGGATAGACCCGAGCTGCGCGGCGAGTGGGACTGGGACCCGGCGCGGGCAGTGCGGCGGGCGGGGCGGGTCAGGGTCGCCCCGGATTGGACAGACGGGGAGGGGTCGGCGGTGCGGGAGGCGGCCGAAGCCCTCCCCACGCTGCTGGCCGACACACGCGGCGTTACTCTCGCCCACGGCGACCTCCATGCCGGGCAGGTGCTGTGGTCGCGGGTGGACGGGTCGCCCATCCTGATCGACTACGGGCAGACGCACGCGGCGCCGCTGGGGGAGGACCTCGCCCACCTGCTGTACGTGCGGCTCTCGGCTCCTGACCGCGCCCGCCTCGGCCCCCGGTTACGAGAGGCGTACCTCGCGGAGCTCGCCGCCCACGGCGTTCACCGCAGCGAGGCCGGGTGGCAGGCCGAGGAGCGGGCGGGCCTCGCCCTGAACGTGCTGGCGACGGCGGCGCAGGCCGGGCGCGATCCCGGCAGCGGCGTGCGGGAGGCGCTGGCGCGGGTGACGGCCGGGTGGCACGGGGAGGGCTAG
- a CDS encoding DNA glycosylase AlkZ-like family protein, producing MPPTPAALRALAHRTLTRQPSIQAALNEMAFLQADPIRAPARAQDLTLMQRVRGYRAGDLERLYPALDAEEDMLPNYGFVPRRVQALLHPREVGETRIEREHPELLDEVRALLRESGELHPREVAARLGRGRVANAWGGQSAASTRALDTLHHRGEARVTRRVSGVRLYGPAPHLAALRERPLPLGERLRGAVYLLAALYAPLPEASLGYLVSLSGFGLPHLRPELRAAFRRAVREELHGEKVDGLRYVWPADWDVSALPAPRGVRLVGPFDPLVWDRRRFAHLHGWTYRLEAYTPAEKRQFGYYALPVFQAERAVGWANLRVEGGELRADVTWILGVRGTAALRRGLEAELGRYRRFLGLEG from the coding sequence ATGCCCCCCACGCCCGCCGCCCTCCGAGCCCTCGCCCACCGCACCCTGACCCGCCAGCCCTCCATTCAGGCCGCCCTGAACGAGATGGCCTTCCTCCAGGCCGACCCCATCCGCGCTCCGGCCCGCGCCCAGGACCTCACGCTGATGCAGAGGGTCCGGGGCTACCGAGCAGGCGACCTCGAACGCCTCTACCCGGCGCTGGATGCCGAGGAAGACATGCTGCCTAACTACGGCTTCGTGCCCCGGCGGGTGCAGGCGCTGCTCCACCCGCGCGAGGTGGGCGAGACGCGAATTGAGCGCGAGCACCCGGAGCTTTTGGACGAGGTACGGGCGCTGCTGCGCGAGTCCGGCGAGTTGCACCCCCGCGAGGTGGCCGCGCGGCTGGGCCGGGGCCGGGTGGCGAACGCCTGGGGTGGGCAGTCGGCGGCGAGCACGCGGGCGCTGGACACCCTGCACCACCGGGGCGAGGCCCGCGTCACCCGCCGGGTGTCGGGGGTGCGGCTCTACGGCCCGGCCCCCCACCTGGCGGCCCTGCGCGAACGGCCCCTTCCGCTGGGGGAGCGGCTGCGCGGCGCCGTCTACCTCCTCGCGGCCCTGTACGCCCCACTGCCCGAGGCCAGCCTGGGGTATCTGGTGAGCCTGTCGGGCTTCGGGCTGCCGCACCTGCGCCCCGAGCTGAGGGCAGCCTTTCGCCGGGCCGTCCGGGAAGAACTCCACGGGGAGAAGGTGGACGGCCTGCGCTACGTCTGGCCCGCCGACTGGGACGTGTCGGCGCTGCCTGCCCCGCGCGGGGTGCGGCTGGTCGGTCCCTTCGACCCCCTGGTGTGGGACCGCCGCCGTTTTGCCCACCTGCACGGCTGGACGTACCGGCTGGAGGCCTACACACCCGCCGAGAAGCGGCAGTTCGGCTACTATGCCCTGCCCGTCTTTCAGGCCGAGCGGGCGGTGGGCTGGGCCAACCTGCGCGTGGAGGGGGGCGAGTTGCGAGCGGACGTGACCTGGATACTCGGTGTGCGCGGGACAGCGGCGCTGCGGCGCGGGCTGGAGGCGGAACTGGGGCGGTACCGGCGGTTCCTGGGCCTGGAGGGCTAG
- a CDS encoding DNA-3-methyladenine glycosylase: MPAPLSPAFFDRDPVRAARELLGATLVRVLPGGEVLAGRVVEAEAYDCIRDPACTAGRFHAVRTLAMAIPPGHWLFWTAHGHPLLQVACREEGVSASVLIRALEPLEGVGHMLTHRPVTRERDLTNGPAKLVYALALNPEQIAGQPVNGPALYLLPGLPVPDEQVGITARVGLLAGKNLPWRFLIRGNPWVSPGVPSMEL, from the coding sequence GTGCCTGCGCCCCTCTCCCCCGCCTTTTTTGACCGTGACCCGGTGCGGGCAGCGCGGGAGCTGCTGGGCGCGACCCTGGTGCGCGTGCTGCCCGGCGGCGAGGTGCTCGCGGGCCGGGTGGTCGAGGCCGAAGCCTACGACTGCATACGCGACCCCGCCTGCACCGCCGGGCGCTTTCACGCCGTCCGCACCCTGGCGATGGCGATCCCGCCCGGCCACTGGCTCTTCTGGACAGCGCACGGCCACCCCCTGCTGCAAGTCGCCTGCCGGGAGGAAGGCGTCTCGGCCAGCGTGCTGATCCGGGCGCTGGAGCCGCTGGAGGGTGTCGGCCATATGCTGACCCACCGCCCGGTCACCCGCGAGCGCGACCTCACCAACGGCCCCGCCAAGCTCGTCTATGCGCTGGCGCTGAATCCTGAACAGATCGCCGGGCAGCCCGTCAATGGCCCGGCCCTGTACCTCCTGCCCGGCCTTCCCGTGCCCGACGAACAGGTCGGAATCACCGCCCGCGTGGGGTTGCTGGCAGGCAAGAACCTGCCGTGGCGCTTCCTGATCCGGGGCAATCCCTGGGTGTCGCCGGGGGTGCCGAGCATGGAGTTGTGA
- a CDS encoding polysaccharide deacetylase family protein, protein MRLFVLLLALACLVVLPQSRAGHVPLVYHQVGGGGGVTLGIDAATLRRRVETLRASGYLFVTSSEALKFPASARTASLRFDDGFESVYTQAFPVLRALGVTGTVYPIWERVGQPGYLTAAQLEELRGAGWEIGSHTRTHAALVDLTPASLTRELAWPGGTAPGGGPGSGCLAYPFYLQDARVRRHARASYACAVAGTFGVSGEAHALPGPLASPWDDWLLPWRAPLGADLRVPALLAGAGLGVLGTGDAPVAAPTLWNPAGHELLGSGAFSLSWEGGVRDTRFVWRQGDWVLGLNLLRGGASYSGASLAYHVGGPLTVAGGYGTAGPLGAVALALGGYGEVWTRALPGSLVLGAEVLPLDYLRLRAEYDVVTRRGRAEGVYALPLRPGEGRPLRALLGYDGAIYAGAALRLGAHTAALTTRLDRPVFGVRVQTVW, encoded by the coding sequence GTGCGCCTTTTTGTTCTGCTGCTGGCCCTCGCGTGTCTCGTCGTCCTGCCCCAGTCGCGGGCGGGGCATGTCCCGCTGGTCTATCACCAGGTGGGCGGGGGCGGCGGCGTGACGCTGGGCATCGACGCGGCCACGCTGCGCCGCCGGGTGGAGACGCTGCGGGCCTCGGGCTATCTGTTCGTGACGAGCAGCGAGGCCCTGAAGTTTCCCGCCTCCGCCCGGACGGCCTCGCTGCGTTTCGACGACGGCTTCGAGAGTGTCTATACCCAGGCCTTTCCGGTGCTGCGTGCCCTGGGCGTCACGGGCACGGTCTATCCCATCTGGGAGCGGGTGGGGCAGCCGGGATACCTGACGGCGGCCCAACTGGAGGAACTGCGCGGGGCAGGCTGGGAGATCGGCTCGCACACCCGCACGCACGCGGCCCTGGTGGACCTGACCCCGGCCAGCCTGACGCGGGAACTGGCCTGGCCCGGCGGAACTGCGCCGGGGGGTGGGCCGGGAAGCGGTTGCCTGGCCTATCCCTTCTACCTGCAAGACGCGCGGGTGCGGCGGCACGCGCGGGCGAGCTACGCTTGCGCCGTCGCCGGAACTTTCGGGGTAAGCGGCGAGGCCCATGCCCTGCCGGGGCCGCTGGCCTCGCCCTGGGACGACTGGCTGCTGCCTTGGCGGGCGCCGCTGGGCGCGGACCTGCGGGTGCCCGCGCTGCTGGCCGGAGCCGGGCTGGGCGTCCTGGGTACGGGGGACGCCCCGGTCGCCGCGCCAACCCTGTGGAACCCCGCGGGCCATGAGCTGCTGGGGTCGGGCGCGTTCAGCCTGAGCTGGGAGGGGGGCGTGCGCGACACCCGCTTCGTGTGGCGGCAGGGGGACTGGGTGCTGGGCCTGAACCTGCTGCGCGGCGGGGCGAGCTACAGCGGCGCGAGCCTCGCCTACCACGTGGGCGGGCCGCTGACGGTGGCGGGCGGGTACGGCACGGCCGGGCCGCTGGGAGCGGTGGCCCTCGCGCTGGGCGGCTACGGCGAGGTCTGGACGCGGGCGCTGCCGGGGTCGCTCGTCCTGGGGGCCGAGGTGCTGCCGCTGGACTACCTGCGCCTGCGGGCCGAGTACGACGTGGTCACGCGGCGGGGCCGGGCCGAGGGGGTCTACGCCCTGCCGCTGCGCCCCGGCGAGGGCCGCCCGCTGCGGGCGCTGCTGGGCTACGACGGCGCGATCTACGCGGGCGCGGCCCTGAGACTGGGCGCCCACACGGCGGCCCTGACCACCCGGCTGGACCGTCCGGTCTTCGGGGTACGCGTGCAGACTGTCTGGTGA
- a CDS encoding DUF937 domain-containing protein has product MMDIFHMLGGMGQTQTTLGQRLGTSPQQTEAAMEAAIPLLLGAMTRNAQDPQGAQSLAGALDQHDGRALDLFGQGQAPDPSEGQRILGHVFGGQQQAAAQAVSRRAGIDPQLAMQLLSMAAPLVLAYLSRRRQGGVGQGQTGGFPGGQAGGMGGIDIGSILGGLLGGGMAGAGGGMGGGLGGMLGGGQDQGYGQGQPGRMGGGQVIPGYTHTPAQQPMGNPMGHPGHSGTGQMGGNLGGMVGTLNSALDRDGDGNALNDLIGMFGGRRR; this is encoded by the coding sequence ATGATGGACATCTTCCACATGCTCGGCGGCATGGGCCAGACCCAGACCACCCTCGGACAGCGGCTCGGCACCTCGCCCCAGCAGACCGAGGCGGCGATGGAAGCGGCGATTCCGCTGCTGCTCGGCGCCATGACCCGCAACGCCCAGGACCCCCAGGGCGCCCAGTCGCTCGCCGGGGCGCTCGACCAGCACGACGGCCGTGCCCTCGACCTCTTCGGGCAGGGGCAGGCCCCCGATCCCTCCGAGGGCCAGCGGATTCTGGGCCACGTGTTCGGCGGGCAGCAGCAGGCCGCCGCGCAGGCCGTCAGCCGCCGCGCCGGAATCGACCCGCAGCTTGCCATGCAGCTTCTCTCGATGGCCGCGCCCCTCGTGCTGGCCTACCTCAGCCGCCGCCGTCAGGGCGGGGTGGGGCAGGGGCAGACCGGCGGCTTTCCCGGCGGTCAGGCCGGGGGCATGGGCGGCATCGACATCGGCAGCATCCTGGGCGGCCTGCTCGGTGGTGGCATGGCCGGGGCTGGTGGCGGCATGGGCGGCGGCCTCGGCGGGATGCTGGGAGGCGGCCAGGATCAGGGCTACGGGCAGGGACAACCCGGACGGATGGGCGGCGGGCAGGTTATCCCCGGCTACACGCACACCCCGGCGCAACAGCCGATGGGCAACCCGATGGGCCACCCCGGCCACTCCGGCACGGGGCAGATGGGCGGCAACCTCGGCGGCATGGTGGGGACGCTGAATAGCGCCCTCGACCGTGACGGGGACGGCAACGCCCTCAACGACCTGATCGGGATGTTCGGGGGACGGAGGCGGTAA
- the cysK gene encoding cysteine synthase A translates to MIDALVGKTPLVQLGRVVEPGMADVFVKLEGLNPGGSIKDRTALGLVTDAEERGLLKPGGTLVEPTSGNTGIGLAQVAAARGYKLILCMPAQMSEERKRTLEAYGAQLVLTDPERRMLAAIDEAERISAATGAVMLGQFSNPANPQTHERTTGPELWEQMDGRIDAFVYGSGTGGTISGVGRFLKRQDPGIRVIAVEPARSNVLSGGERGEHGFQGMGPGFIPPNLDRSVIDEVIPVWEEDAYPLARRLAREEGVFVGMSSGAMAWAALEVARRLGPGKRVATIACDTGARYLTTSLFHPDRPGTPKGYKPYSRERVEE, encoded by the coding sequence ATGATTGACGCGCTGGTCGGAAAGACGCCGCTCGTGCAGCTCGGCCGGGTGGTCGAGCCGGGCATGGCGGACGTGTTCGTGAAGCTCGAGGGCCTCAACCCCGGCGGCTCCATCAAGGACCGCACCGCGCTGGGGCTGGTCACCGACGCCGAGGAACGCGGCCTGCTGAAACCGGGCGGCACCCTGGTCGAGCCGACGAGCGGCAACACCGGCATCGGGCTGGCGCAGGTCGCGGCGGCGCGGGGCTACAAGTTGATCCTGTGCATGCCCGCCCAGATGAGCGAGGAACGCAAGCGCACCCTGGAGGCTTACGGCGCCCAACTCGTCCTCACCGACCCCGAGCGCCGGATGCTCGCCGCCATCGACGAAGCCGAGCGCATCTCCGCCGCGACTGGGGCGGTCATGCTGGGCCAGTTTTCCAACCCCGCCAACCCGCAGACCCACGAGCGCACCACCGGCCCCGAGCTATGGGAGCAGATGGACGGCCGCATCGACGCCTTCGTGTACGGCTCGGGCACGGGCGGCACCATCAGCGGGGTGGGCCGGTTCCTCAAGCGGCAGGACCCCGGCATCCGGGTCATTGCGGTGGAACCCGCCCGCAGCAACGTCCTCTCGGGCGGCGAGCGCGGCGAGCACGGCTTTCAGGGCATGGGGCCGGGCTTCATCCCGCCCAACCTCGACCGCTCGGTGATCGACGAGGTGATTCCGGTCTGGGAGGAGGACGCCTATCCCCTGGCCCGGCGGCTGGCCCGCGAGGAAGGGGTCTTTGTGGGCATGAGCAGCGGCGCGATGGCGTGGGCCGCGCTGGAGGTCGCCCGCCGCCTAGGGCCGGGGAAGCGGGTGGCGACCATCGCCTGCGACACGGGGGCGCGGTACCTCACGACCAGCCTCTTTCACCCGGACCGTCCGGGGACGCCCAAGGGATACAAGCCGTACTCGCGGGAGCGGGTGGAGGAGTAG
- a CDS encoding S41 family peptidase, whose protein sequence is MCSHLRRALASLGLLTLGLAGAGGTGGPPSVDAFALYDAAARLLRAHYAGPRMGEVDRLLTEERADLVRRCTGQPRCSESQGRAAVNAVLAALGDGHTRPLWNVPMHPAPPPAALDPRLRPTLRWEGKVAVMGLPEWFEVGMGAAFREVVGQAAARGATGLVVDLRDNPGGVLDECLAAAQVLAGDRVNLIGVGRSGAAIYDWRTTAQAQAARAWPRWKGPLVLLVSPDTASCGELLAYWGQQAGGTVVGLPTRGLLNTLARDFALPGPSVLRLTAARATPDGRVPLPGRVQPDLRAGPEVADILAGRDPVLEAALEVLRR, encoded by the coding sequence ATGTGTTCCCACCTGCGCCGTGCTCTCGCCTCGCTGGGCCTGCTGACCCTGGGGCTGGCCGGAGCGGGGGGAACGGGCGGGCCGCCCTCCGTGGACGCCTTTGCCCTCTATGACGCCGCCGCCCGGCTGCTGCGAGCCCACTACGCCGGACCACGGATGGGCGAGGTGGACCGCCTGCTCACCGAGGAACGCGCCGACCTCGTCCGGCGCTGCACGGGCCAGCCCCGCTGCTCCGAGTCCCAGGGCCGCGCCGCCGTGAATGCCGTCCTCGCGGCGCTGGGAGACGGGCACACCCGGCCCCTCTGGAACGTCCCCATGCACCCCGCCCCGCCCCCAGCCGCCCTCGACCCCCGGCTGCGGCCCACCCTGCGTTGGGAGGGGAAGGTCGCCGTGATGGGCTTACCCGAATGGTTCGAGGTCGGGATGGGGGCCGCCTTCCGCGAGGTGGTGGGGCAGGCGGCAGCGCGGGGAGCGACCGGCCTCGTGGTGGACCTGCGCGACAACCCCGGCGGCGTGCTGGACGAGTGCCTGGCAGCGGCGCAGGTGCTGGCCGGGGACCGGGTCAACCTGATCGGCGTGGGCCGCAGCGGGGCGGCGATCTATGACTGGCGCACCACCGCGCAGGCGCAGGCCGCCCGCGCGTGGCCGCGTTGGAAGGGTCCCCTCGTGCTGCTCGTCTCACCGGATACCGCGTCGTGCGGTGAACTCCTCGCCTACTGGGGCCAGCAGGCGGGCGGCACGGTGGTCGGCCTGCCCACGCGGGGGCTGCTGAACACCCTCGCGCGGGACTTCGCGCTGCCCGGTCCCTCGGTGCTGCGCCTGACGGCGGCGCGGGCCACGCCAGACGGCCGGGTGCCGCTGCCGGGGCGGGTGCAGCCAGACCTCCGCGCCGGGCCGGAGGTGGCAGATATCCTCGCGGGCCGGGACCCGGTGCTGGAGGCCGCGCTGGAAGTCCTGCGGCGCTGA
- a CDS encoding metallophosphoesterase family protein, producing the protein MPPVRLAVIADIHGNADALRAVLADARAQGAERVLVNGDVVNRGPDSVEALSLLLSRDDVTFTLGNHDDLVRLWHGRSDTLPGDWFTDPFWGATDWTATELSRAGLLEVPADWPMTRTLEAPGLPSVLVAHGTPADYRESLSERTDPRRVAELAGGAGVLVGSHIHRPAQVERGGVLVLNTGAAGTPMDGDPRTQYLLLTATPGGWVPELRRVPYDRSGVLRRFETSGLLSTGVSAEIFRDEVLTARSLYTPYWVWTEQGGLPRDAATWAAFRQGVEG; encoded by the coding sequence ATGCCCCCCGTGCGCCTCGCCGTCATCGCGGACATTCACGGAAATGCCGACGCGCTGCGGGCGGTGCTGGCCGACGCGCGGGCGCAGGGGGCCGAACGCGTCCTAGTCAACGGGGACGTGGTGAACCGGGGGCCGGACTCGGTGGAGGCCCTGTCGCTGCTGCTCTCGCGCGACGACGTGACCTTCACCTTGGGCAACCACGACGACCTCGTGCGGTTGTGGCACGGGCGCTCGGACACGCTGCCGGGGGATTGGTTCACCGACCCCTTCTGGGGCGCGACCGACTGGACGGCGACCGAACTGAGCCGCGCCGGGCTGCTGGAGGTGCCTGCCGACTGGCCGATGACCCGCACGCTGGAGGCTCCGGGGCTGCCCTCCGTCCTCGTCGCCCACGGCACCCCCGCCGACTACCGCGAGAGCCTCAGCGAGCGCACCGACCCCCGGCGGGTGGCCGAGCTGGCGGGCGGGGCAGGCGTGCTGGTGGGGTCGCACATCCACCGTCCGGCGCAGGTCGAGCGCGGCGGGGTCCTTGTCCTGAACACGGGCGCCGCCGGAACCCCGATGGACGGCGACCCCCGCACCCAGTACCTCCTGCTCACCGCCACGCCGGGGGGCTGGGTGCCCGAGCTGCGGCGAGTGCCCTATGACCGCTCCGGCGTGCTACGCCGCTTCGAGACGAGCGGGCTGCTGAGCACGGGCGTCAGTGCCGAGATTTTCCGCGACGAAGTGCTCACCGCCCGCAGCCTCTACACGCCGTACTGGGTCTGGACCGAGCAAGGGGGCCTGCCCCGCGACGCCGCGACCTGGGCGGCTTTCCGGCAGGGCGTGGAGGGGTGA
- the mglB gene encoding GTPase-activating protein MglB, protein MIEPSLALYGDAFERVDQHLEELLGATGVRYCLLVDRKGFVLSHKEALWAPRPPALDSVATLVASNAAATAALANMLGERTFSEQIHQGEQGTLYVESVGDSALLTLIFDVSVPLGRVKVHTKKTIAQVAAILTELEAAPPVQFSDDFSSGANALLDDLFG, encoded by the coding sequence ATGATTGAACCTTCTCTCGCCCTGTACGGCGACGCGTTCGAGCGGGTGGACCAGCATCTGGAAGAGTTGCTGGGCGCCACGGGCGTCCGCTACTGCCTGCTGGTGGACCGCAAGGGCTTCGTGCTCTCGCACAAGGAGGCGCTGTGGGCGCCCCGGCCCCCCGCGCTCGACAGCGTCGCCACGCTGGTCGCCTCCAACGCCGCCGCCACCGCCGCCCTGGCGAACATGCTGGGCGAGCGCACCTTCAGCGAGCAGATTCACCAGGGCGAGCAGGGCACCCTCTACGTCGAATCGGTGGGAGACTCCGCGCTGCTAACGCTGATTTTCGACGTGTCGGTGCCGCTGGGCCGCGTCAAGGTCCACACCAAGAAGACCATCGCGCAGGTCGCGGCGATCCTCACCGAGCTGGAGGCCGCGCCGCCCGTGCAGTTCAGTGACGACTTTTCCAGCGGGGCCAACGCCCTGCTCGACGACCTGTTCGGCTAA
- the mglA gene encoding GTPase MglA: MSTINFAAREINCKIVYYGPGMSGKTTNLKHVFSKVPGHLRGEMVSLATEDERTLFFDFLPLDLGTVQGFKTRFHLYTVPGQVFYNASRKLILRGVDGIVFVADSSPNRLRANAESMRNLRENLAEHGIDVRDVPIVLQINKRDIEGALPTEMIRAVVDPKKELILFEATAHNGGGVFETLKSVSKLVLDRLSQNK, translated from the coding sequence ATGAGCACCATCAACTTCGCGGCCCGCGAGATCAACTGCAAGATCGTCTATTACGGCCCCGGCATGTCGGGCAAGACGACCAACCTCAAGCACGTCTTTTCCAAGGTGCCCGGCCACCTGCGCGGCGAGATGGTCAGCCTCGCCACCGAAGACGAGCGCACCCTCTTTTTCGACTTCCTGCCGCTGGACCTCGGGACCGTGCAGGGCTTCAAGACGCGCTTTCACCTGTACACCGTGCCGGGGCAGGTCTTTTACAACGCCAGCCGCAAGCTGATCCTGCGCGGGGTGGACGGCATCGTCTTCGTGGCCGACTCCTCGCCCAACCGGTTGCGGGCCAACGCCGAGAGCATGCGTAACCTGCGCGAGAACCTCGCCGAGCACGGCATCGACGTGCGCGACGTGCCCATCGTCCTCCAGATCAACAAGCGCGACATCGAAGGAGCACTGCCCACCGAGATGATCCGCGCGGTGGTGGACCCCAAAAAGGAACTGATTCTCTTCGAGGCGACCGCCCACAACGGCGGTGGCGTGTTCGAAACCCTTAAGAGTGTGAGCAAGCTGGTGCTCGACCGGCTGTCGCAGAACAAGTAA
- a CDS encoding GreA/GreB family elongation factor, with amino-acid sequence MAEEVQMTAEGYQRLQDTLDKERQRRDDAIAQIAAARDDAMDLEDRNLETSQIDLPSMEARILELEDVLARAVIVETPESDGTVGLGSVVVLRDDEHDRELEVRLVSAVEVDALAAGATQVSEDSPVGQALMGRRVGESFEVTQGERQLRYTVKSVG; translated from the coding sequence ATGGCAGAAGAAGTGCAGATGACGGCGGAAGGTTACCAGCGCCTTCAGGACACGCTCGACAAGGAACGCCAGCGGCGCGACGACGCCATCGCCCAGATCGCCGCCGCCCGCGACGACGCGATGGACCTCGAAGACCGCAACCTCGAAACCTCCCAGATTGACCTCCCCAGCATGGAGGCCCGCATCCTGGAGCTGGAAGACGTGCTGGCCCGCGCCGTCATCGTGGAGACTCCCGAGTCGGACGGCACCGTGGGCCTGGGCAGCGTGGTCGTCCTGCGTGACGACGAACATGACCGCGAGCTGGAGGTGCGCCTCGTGAGCGCGGTTGAAGTGGACGCGCTTGCGGCAGGGGCCACCCAGGTCAGCGAGGACAGCCCAGTCGGGCAGGCGCTGATGGGCCGCCGCGTGGGGGAGAGCTTCGAGGTCACCCAGGGCGAGCGGCAGCTCCGGTACACCGTCAAGAGCGTGGGCTGA